The Monodelphis domestica isolate mMonDom1 chromosome 5, mMonDom1.pri, whole genome shotgun sequence DNA segment GTCGTCCAGGCCACCAAGACCTACAATTACCAAGCCAAAAGGATGACGGTGGGGAAGAACCTCTGTGCCACCATTTGGCTGATCTCCCTAACAGTCACCATCCCACAGTTCATGTATGCCAGAGTTTTTCCAAATGACAAGAGGGTTTGTCATAACGAAGAGGAAGGCATTTCTACTGTGGTGCTCTCCACCCAGATGACAATCGGGTTCTTCCTGCCTCTGATAGCCATGATCGTCTGTTACTCGGTCATCGTCAAGACCCTGGTGCAGGCCAAAAGGTTCCAGAAGCACAAGTCCTTAAAGATCATcttcttggtggtggtggtattcaTCGCGACCCAGCTGCCTTTCAACCTCATGAAGCTCATTCGCACCACGAACTGGGAGTATGACACAGACCCGCGCTTCCTGTACGGTCTCATGGTGACGGAGGCCATCGCCTACCTACGGGTCTGCCTCAACCCAGTGCTCTACGCCTTTGTCGGGCTGAAATTCAGGAGGAACTTCTGGAAACTCATGAAGGCCCTCAAGTGCCCCCAGGCCGCAGGGAAAGCAGGCCAGTGGAAGTCCAGCGACGACACCTCCAGAAGTTGTTCTGCTTCCAACCACGCTCAGGCCACCAGCCTGTATCAGCTGTAGCACAACCCCACAATTCCCCACAATTCAGCTGCGTCAGTAAGCGCTTATGAGACGCCTGCtgcatgccaggtactgtgctcgGTGCCACAAAGTGAAGCATTCTGGACGGTTCTAGGACGATGGCTGTATGTCGAGTGGGACATCTGCTTGTAGACTCTGGATAGGCAGTGCTGTGCTGGCCACTGTGGATTCTTTTCTCTTGAGATAAAGATGCTGAGCTAGGCAGGGCCCCTGCGCTCGGGGACCCTAGGAACTAGACTAGGGCAAGGTCATTCCCCGACTCTGAACCAGCACGGGCATCAAGCCCGGCCTTTGGGCACGCCATGAAATGGACAAAGGGTCAGCCACACCACTACGGACACCGTGGCTCAGGGGACGAGAGGACAGAGTGGTACAagcttggagaaggaaaggacacgGAGGAGAGCCAAGAGATCTCGGGCCCCGGGCCTGAAGCAGACGTCTTGCTGTCAGGTCTCCGGATCCCAGCGGTCTGCTGCGCCAGGAGATAGGCCATGGCGGGCTCTCCTGTGACAGGCGGATGGGCCCAACGCAAACGTCACCGTCTGAAGGGACGCATGCCCTTTGGTGAAAGCGTCTTGTAAAGGGGAACGGCGAGTCTTTGGGAACTCTGTCTGGCTTGTCCCTAAGTGAGGTTTGGGGAGTGGAGCATCCTTTCCCTAGTACAGTCTGGTCATAATAAAGGGTTGTTTTCACTATTCATTTCTTTGTGGATTTTCTATTTTTTGCCCAACATGGCTTGAACCATCCTGGGAAAAAGAGGTCTTGGGTGTTTTGCAGGGCTTTGTGGCCCCAGCTTTCATGCTAGAGAAATGGCCGTGGGCCGGGGTAACCAACCCTCTGCCGCCACAGCGCCGGGCCCCGCCGCTCCCTGGATGAAGCGGGCCCCTCTGCTGGGTCCTTAGAATGCACAAACACACATCACACAAAACACGGAGGTGCAGACGGCACTTACAGAGCGCTCAGGGTtgccaaagcactttacaaggaTCCCAAGACTTCAAGGCAGGGGCTAGGAGCTCCCTTTCACGGATGAGAAGACGGAGGCGGCCAGAGGTGAtgggacttgtccagggccacacagcctaTTTAAGTTAGTGTTGGGAGACCTGAAGAGATCAGCCCGTTCCAGAAACCCCAACTGGGTGAGCCGCGGCTCTGcgcttccctccttccccacatCCCAGGGGCTTCTTCCTGGTCCTCAAACACTTCCAGGGACTAGAAGGGGGCACCCAGGGCTCCTGCACACTTCCTGATCCCACCTTTGTCCTCTCCATCCATGGGGGAAGTGGTCCAGCaggcttccctccccctccccaggcagcATGGCTCAGGCTGGCGGCGGCTGAGTGAGCGGCGCATGGCTGGCAGCCGGGGCTGGCCCGGAGCAGGCAGAGGAGGCACTGCCGAGAGGCCACCTCCCTGGCCCCCTGCACACCTACCAGCGCACACCCGCTGCCTTTTCTGGCGCCCAGGACTTCTTTAGCGGGGGACAAAGCTTTTCATCCCACGGGGAAGGGGAAGATGAAAACAGGGATTCCTGGGAGGGCAGCCAAGAACAGAGGCTGGAATGGGCCTAGTGAGTCAGGGGATCTCAGAGAGATCATGGGTTTCACACGGTTTACTGGCTCCAGAGTCAAGGACAAGCTCTCGGTGGGGCATTCAAGGCCTCCCACAATCGGGTACCCTCCTCCCTTTGCAGCCTGACTCTGCGCCCAGATGCCCTTCGCTGGGGCCTCTGCTTCTCAGCCTCCGGCCTGTGGGCGCACTGCTCTCTATCCCCCTGCATCCCCCCCACACTTTAAAGTAGGACTTCGGGGCCACCTTCCTCGTGGAGCCTCAAAGCCGGCACGATGGTCCGCTCCTGTGGGGCCTGAGCACCCCTCTCCTGGCAATGGGGCTCCATGCCTGCGGGGGCACCCCTAGGACCCATGGGGCAGGTCTCAGGGAGTGGAGACGGTCTGACCTCGGCCGGACATCTGGGGGCCAGCAGGGCAGAGCCCATCCCAGCAATGTCCCCCGCCACCAGGCAGAGGTCTGAGGGCTCCACTTGGGGTTTCTAACCTGGGCTCGGGTTCAGGGCAGCTCAGGGCATGGTGGGCGGCGGCTGGGCCCGGGGGCAGGCAGGCCCAAGTTCGGTGTGGCCTTGGACACTGCCGGGCCGTGTGGCCTTTGGGCAGGCCGTCGGCTCTAGAAGGGGGGCAGCCCACCTCCTGGGGGGGTCGTAagttgaaaatgagaaaatatcatcaagcacttagcacagggcctggcaccgAACAGATGCTCTGGCTGTGGAGGAGAGGCCCGGCAGCCCTCTTCACAGAGCCGAGCCAGAGCACAGGAGGGCGGACGTGGCAGCGAGGCCCGGCCCACTGGGGTGCGAGCGTCCCAGGCAGAGAAGTCTTCCCTTCTGGCCTGGCAGCGGTCTGGGCAATGGGGGCCGATGGACCTGCCCGGGGTCACCCGGCTGGGGAGGGTCTGAGACTACATAGAGCCCAGGCCCTCCATCCCGAGCCACCCAGCCATCCCATCATCTCTTCTAACGCCATGATCAGAGCCCCTTCGTGCTTGGGGATTTCTCCTGCAGCCTCAAAAGCCTGCTCTGGCCTCATCGGACACCTGGCTACAGCAGAGAGTGTGAAAGAGGCCCGGGCCTCCGCAAGCCAGGCCCTGTGAGGGAGCAGGCTGGGCCCAGGGCTCCCCTAGATTGGGGGGAACCTGCTTCTCCTGCTCACCTACCCCAAAGGAATGGGCTGGGCCCGGGGCTCCCCTAGATTGGGGGGACCCTGCTTCTCCTGCTCACCTACCCCAAGGGAATGGGCTGGGCCCGGGGCTCCCCTAGATTGGGGGGACCCTGCTTCTCCTGCTCACCTACCCCAAGGGAATGGGCTGGGCCCGGGGCTCCCCTAGATTGGGGGGACCCTGCTTCTCCTGCTCACCTACCCCAAGGGAATGGGCTGGGCCCGGGGCTCCCCTAGATTGGGGGGACCCTGCTTCTCCTGCTCACCTGGGGGGCCAGAACTAGCCCCAATAAAGTGGCCAGCGTCGGTGGGCCCTCAAACCCCCAAGCCTGTCCATCTGGAGTGAATTCTGTGGCCCTGCTACCTCTGGGACATAATACAAAGTCTGCAGACCTCAGCCTTGTCCTTCCCCTCCTGACTTTCTCCAATTTGACGCTCTTTCCATCCTCCAGCACTTGCTCTGGGGGCCCCCATGCCCCATCATCGCTGACTTCTCTGCCTTTCTCCAAAAAAGCAAGGAAGTGGGGCAGCGAAGTGGCTCGGTGGATGGAGCcggacccagagtcaggaggtcctgggttcaaatctgacctgcaGCGGCTCGGCAGACGAAGGCGCTCTCCGGGCTGCTGACTCGAGCCTGGGCTCGGCCAAGCCTGTGACTGATGGGGCTGGGCCCTGCCCCTCTGAGGGGAGATCTTGGAGAGAGCCGCCGGGGGCCACTTGACCCCTTCCTCATCCACCCGCGGGGCTGAAGCTGTTCTTAGTCACTGCCTTGGGCCTGTGGATCTAGTCCCTAAACAAGCCTCCGGAGGCCCTCCAGGTGGGCCGACTTCCCCTGGGCTGCTGGCGGAGAAGGCCTGGTGGAGGGCTTCCCCCAGAGATGGCTCTGGGGCTGGACGTGGAGGAAGCCGGCGGCCTGGGGCTCTGCGGCTCTCTTCTGGGTCCACCTCAGATGGAAGTGCTAGTCGTCCTCCggccccttccctctcctgggCGGACTCCCACGTCTGATGGGAGGCCGCAGGTTTCTGTGTGCGGCCCAAGGCGCGCCGGGAGGGTTCCCAGGACGGGCACTGCTCAGGGCACTGCGATCTGCTCTGTGGCCGTTCCTTCTGAGGGAGGCCATTCTGGGAACAGTCGTGGAGCTCTCAGGGCCGGGACTCTCCCCCTGGCAGGCCGTGCTGGTGGGAGAGAGGAGCGCACAGCTTCCTGGGTGGAAGGAACACGGCGGCGAGGTCAGAATCTGAATCCAGCTCTCTCCCAGCTCGCTTGCTAGACCAccaatcccccacccccaccctacccccaacTGGAGTGGTCATTCCTCCCTGCAATCAAGTACTGAGCGTCCAAGAGGGTTCAGGACCCTGTTGGAGGCGCCGGGCCCTGCCTGGAAGCCCGGAGCACTCAGTTCAGGAGATAAAAGGGCCAAGTGACTAATAACAGGAGCTGCCAGATGAGGAGGACCCTGAAGGCAGAGAGGATGGGGGAGACCCGCAGGGGgacaggaaggagagggaggctGAGGGGGGCTCTGCCCCATGGGGATTCGCACCCACGGCACCGGCCTTTGCAAGGCACCCCTGCCCCCACATCCACGCTTAACAAGATTCTaactttcaaaaaagaaattctttgatGCCAGGAAAATAGGTCAAACGATGGTTGAGGAAGGCCAGAGACCAAAAGAGCGCATCCTCCGTGCCTTGGGAACCACAGACGCTTCTCTCTGGCGGCGGCTATATTTAGATCGAGCTAGTCACGAGGCAGGAGCCACCCGAGGAGGCGGGATGGGGCAGGAGGCTGCCGGGCTCCCAAACCACTTTCCTTCAGGAGCTTCCAGGAAGGAGAAATCCAGCCCTCAGAAGACGCTTCTTGGAAGTCTCCTCAAGGACTGAAGGACAGGAAGTCCTGGTGCGGGAAGGCAACCGTCCTTGTTCCTGCCACGTAAAGGGGAGCCCGCTGGTGCTTTCGCCGCCTCAGGTCTCCGCTCCCTCCAAGCCGTCCACCCCTCAGCCACCAAAGCGCTCCCTGAGGCTCGGGCCCATCAGGGCGCTCCTCCACTCAACGAGCCCTAGTGGCTCCCCATCACCTTCAGCACAAAAGACAAGACCTGTTTTTCTTTCAAAGCTCTTCCATCTACCTGGGCTGGCCTCTCGGCCCTTCTCCCCTCCGGGGACGCGGCTGACTTCCGAGCTGATCCTCGCGCGGGGCCGCCATCTGGATTCTGAGTCTTTTCAGCGGCCTGCCCGACGCCTGGAGGGCTCTCCTCCTCCGCCTCCCTCTGGCGCCACCAGAGGTGCATGTGGCCTCCCGCTTAGCCTGGGAGACCCTTTCTTTGCACCTCCAGTGGACTGCAGTGCCCAGCTCAGAGCTGCTTCCTTGTTACTGTTCCGGTTTGGCGTTTCCTTCTTGACGGTCCTCACGCAGGATGATTCTGTGAAGCTGCAGGGGCAGGTCCTGCCTCGGCTTCCATTCTAGTAGGGCCGGGGGGAATCCTTCCTGGGTCTGCAAAAACCATGGATGGGACCCAGCGTTCAATGAGTTCAATTCCCTCTTTTaatgcagatgaggaaacggaggcggTGAGAAGCGCCGAGCCACCCGTGTATCCATTCGTGCAGGCCACCCTGTCATGGCGCCACGGGGGTACCCCAAAGCTGCCCTGGGTCCTCTGCCCTCTCTCACCGCTCCCACGACCACCTCAGCGGCTCCCGGGACTCTGAATAGCCTCTGGAGGCGGACGTCTGGCCCGTCTCTACGGCTGACCGCCAGGCCCACCTCTCCACTGCAGAGGCATCTCAGACCCGGCATGGCCACATGAAACAAGTCTCTTCCTCACGAAGCCTGGCTCCACTCAAAGCTTCCCTCATGCCGCCGAGGGCCCGACCAGCCTTCCAGCCAGAGCCGGAGCCAGCCTCGACCCTCGCCTCCCCCACGCCACCTGGGCCTCCTCTCTCGCCGCGGGGGCCCAAGCACCCCTCCCGCCCGTTCCTTCTTTCGGCTTGCTCGATGGCCACCTTAGCTCAGCACTCCATCCCCACTTGCCGGGACTATTCGAAGGGCCTCCTAATCCCAATCCATCGTCTACACGGCTACCAAAATAGCCTTCCTGAAGCACGTAAGTGGGCGAGGCCCCCCCCATA contains these protein-coding regions:
- the CXCR6 gene encoding C-X-C chemokine receptor type 6, whose translation is MEEYAYDPDVWKTLENVSKEGHENFQKFGKIFLPCTYLLVFSCGLVGNCLVLAVYIFFQKAKSLTDQFLMNLPIADLLFLCTLPFWVYATIHEWVFGQVMCKVILGMYTLNFYTSMLFLTSITIDRLLAVVQATKTYNYQAKRMTVGKNLCATIWLISLTVTIPQFMYARVFPNDKRVCHNEEEGISTVVLSTQMTIGFFLPLIAMIVCYSVIVKTLVQAKRFQKHKSLKIIFLVVVVFIATQLPFNLMKLIRTTNWEYDTDPRFLYGLMVTEAIAYLRVCLNPVLYAFVGLKFRRNFWKLMKALKCPQAAGKAGQWKSSDDTSRSCSASNHAQATSLYQL